Proteins encoded within one genomic window of Arachis ipaensis cultivar K30076 chromosome B08, Araip1.1, whole genome shotgun sequence:
- the LOC107611184 gene encoding uncharacterized protein LOC107611184: MDAYSGYNQIPMHRPDKEKTVFITPDGRYCYTVMPFGLKNAGATYQRLVNKIFQNLTGSKLEVYIDDILAKTESGEQLISDLKVIMNTLRKHQMRLNPAKCAFWMEAGKFLSFMITQRGVEANPEKCRAVLEMTSLKNHNDIQKLTGRLTALSRFLGASAQKAIPFFKLMKKGAPFKWETECEEAFQHFKRVLAEPPVLAKPQAGETLYLYLSITEEQSPARCGNSLLTPRKVSFRTPLGLLAPATILPSPPCDGPNRPSGQTGTTKTDLAGRMLAWSIELSQFQIKFEPRNAIKAHAMADFIAEMTPGNLIPESWKLHVDGSSNVTYGGAGVILESRNGVTIEQSVRYEFLGSNNQAEYEALLAGLALAREVGAKVLEVNTDSQVVSSQIDRDYQTRDPLLQQYLTKGIDLVGPFPTAPGQLRYLIVAIDYYTKWIEAEPLASITASQCQKFLWRQIITRFGIPEIIISDNGTQFTDRKFREFLEGLHVSHCFSSVEHPQTNGHVESANKIIVKGLKKRLDEAKGLWADELGSVLWSYRTTPQTATRETPFRLTYGVKQSETSPRRTVGGHDEEVTLKQRISLRYNHGVVQREFVPE; this comes from the exons atggacgcatactccgGCTACAACCAGATTCCGATGCACCGACCTGACAAAGAAAAAACAGTGTTCATCACCCCAGATGGGAGGTACTGCTACACAGTGATGCCCTTCGGCCTAAAAAACGCCGGAGCCACCTACCAAAGACTTGTCAACAAGATATTCCAAAACCTGACCGGAAGCAaactagaagtctacatagacgacataCTCGCCAAAACCGAATCCGGGGAACAACTCATCAGCGACCTCAAGGTCATTATGAACACCCTACGAAAGCACCAAATGCGACTCAACCCGGCAAAATGCGCCTTTTGGATGGAGGCAGGGAAGTTCCTCAGCTTTATGATCACACAACGCGGTGTTGAAGCGAACCCAGAGAAATGTCGCGCCGTCCTTGAGATGACGAGCCTAAAAAACCACAACGACATCCAAAAGCTCACCGGCCGACTAACGGCACTATCACGCTTTCTCGGAGCATCGGCTCAAAAAGCAATCCCTTTCTTCAAACTGATGAAGAAAGGAGCCCCCTTCAAATGGGAGACagaatgcgaagaagcattccaacaTTTCAAGAGAGTCTTAGCGGAACCACCAGTCCTCGCCAAACCCCAAGCAGGGGAGACACTCTACttatacctctccataacggaagaa CAAAGTCCTGCAAGATGCGGAAACTCGCTACTCACGCCTAGAAAAGTTAGCTTTCGCACTCCTCTCGGCCTTCTGGCACCTGCGACAATACTTCCAAGCCCACCCTGTGACGGTCCGAACCGACCAAGTGGCCAAACAGGTACTACAAAAACCGACCTAGCGGGaagaatgctagcatggtccatcgAGCTATCCCAATTCCAGATCAAGTTTGAACCCCGAAACGCAATCAAAGCGCATGCCATGGCCGATTTCATCGCTGAGATGACCCCTGGAAATCTCATCCCCGAATCATGGAAACTACACGTCGACGGCTCGTCAAACGTCACCTATGGAGGCGCCGGAGTCATACTCGAGAGTCGAAACGGGGTCACAATCGAACAATCGGTACGATACGAGTTCCTAGggtcgaacaaccaagcagaatatgaggccctcCTGGCAGGCCTAGCCCTAGCCCGGGAAGTCGGAGCAAAGGTCCTAGAAGTGAATACTGATTCACAGGTAGTCAGTTCCCAAATTGACAGAGACTACCAGACACGAGATcccctactccaacaatacctcACCAAG GGGATCGACCTTGTCGGACCATTCCCTACGGCACCCGGTCAACTCCGAtatctcatcgtcgccatagactaTTATACTAAATGGATCGAGGCCGAACCCCTGGCCTCCATCACGGCGAGCCAATGCCAAAAATTCCTTTGGCGACAGATCATAACCCGattcgggatccccgagatcATCATCTCGgataatggaacccaattcaccgATAGGAAATTCAGAGAATTCCTAGAAGGTTTGCATGTATCCCACTGTTTCAGCTCGGTAGAgcacccccaaacaaacggacaTGTGGAATCCGCAAATAAAATAATTGTCAAAGGACTAAAGAAGCGACTCGACGAAGCCAAGGGGCTGTGGGCCGACGAACTCGGCTCAGTCTTATGGTCATATCGAACAACCCCCCAAACGGCCACACGGGAAACCCCTTTTCGACTGACATACGGCGTGAAGCAGAGCGAAACCTCACCAAGGAGAACGGTCGGGGGTCACGACGAAGAAGTAACCCTAAAGCAAAGAATCAGTCTAAGGTACAATCACGGCGTCGTCCAAAGAGAATTCGTACCCGAATAA